In Oryzias latipes chromosome 15, ASM223467v1, the following proteins share a genomic window:
- the march5 gene encoding E3 ubiquitin-protein ligase MARCH5 produces the protein MAEEAAVVAQQNLDRSCWVCFATDEDDRAAEWVRPCRCRGSTKWVHQACLQRWVDEKQRGNSTARVACPQCNAEYLIVFPKLGPVVYVLDLADRLISKAGPFAAAGIMVGSIYWTAVTYGAVTVMQVVGHKEGLDVMERADPLFLLIGLPTIPVMLILGKMIRWEDYVLRLWRKYSNKLQILNSIFPGIGCPVPRIPAEASPLADHVSATRILCGALVFPTIATIVGKLMFSSVNSNLQRTILGGIAFVAIKGAFKVYFKQQQYLRQAHRKILNFPEQEEA, from the exons ATGGCGGAAGAGGCTGCAGTGGTCGCGCAGCAGAACCTGGACAG GAGCTGCTGGGTGTGCTTCGCCACGGATGAAGACGATCGCGCGGCAGAGTGGGTGCGACCGTGCCGATGCCGCGGCTCCACAAAGTGGGTTCACCAGGCCTGCCTGCAGCGCTGGGTGGACGAGAAGCAGAGGGGCAACAGCACGGCGCGCGTGGCATGCCCCCAGTGCAACGCAGAATACCTCATTGTCTTTCCCAAACTAG GCCCCGTGGTTTACGTGCTGGACCTGGCGGACCGCCTCATCTCCAAGGCCGGCCCCTTTGCTGCAGCCGGCATCATGGTGGGCTCCATCTACTGGACAGCTGTGACTTACGGAGCCGTCACCGTCATGCAG GTGGTAGGCCATAAGGAGGGCCTGGACGTCATGGAGCGAGCGGACCCCCTGTTCCTGCTCATTGGCCTTCCCACCATCCCCGTCATGCTGATCCTTGGCAAGATGATCCGCTGGGAGGATTACGTCCTGCGGCTGTGGAGGAAGTACTCCAACAAGCTTCAGATCCTCAACAGCATCTTTCCAG GGATCGGCTGCCCGGTTCCTCGCATCCCCGCAGAGGCCAGCCCGCTGGCCGACCACGTCTCAGCCACACGGATCCTGTGCGGCGCTCTGGTCTTCCCCACCATCGCCACCATCGTGGGGAAGCTCATGTTCAGCAGCGTCAACTCCAACCTGCAGAGGACCATCCTG GGCGGCATCGCCTTTGTGGCCATCAAAGGGGCATTTAAGGTGTACTTCAAACAGCAGCAGTACCTGAGGCAAGCCCACCGCAAGATCCTCAACTTCCCCGAGCAGGAGGAGGCCTGA